In a single window of the Campylobacter hyointestinalis subsp. lawsonii genome:
- the phsA gene encoding thiosulfate reductase PhsA — translation MAISRRSFLKTSAAVGTLAAFEANLGANLTFSKSNSKFVPSVCEMCSTRCPIEAEVVNDKCRFIQGNPKFGANKTSVCARGGAGVNQLYDPKRIVKPLIRVGKRGENRWREASWDEALNLCAKKLGEIKDKYGPQSVVFTSKSGESHTQMMNFACAYGSPNIFSHWSCCPITYNMVLSHTYGSGLSRDFANSKYIVNFGHNLFEGLVISDTKKVAKFANREDTKLLVLEPRFSVMASKADEWLPVKPGTDLAFLMALIHVWIRDSKYDKDFIDKYTIGFEEVAKSVKQTSPKWQENITGIKAKDVERIADEIWQKAPQVIIDWGHKTTTTRAEYQRTRAIAIANALMGNFEKRGGIYFSKDAKTFNKLCGEELFPTLANPDAGFKIPKGQRIDGCGEEGHKHEFISRKHGVLMDITPAILSQKPYPVKGWVNTRFNHLINVAGTNETIKAINELDFVVSIDIYLNDFSNLADVVLPEATYLERDESIQNKSGTAPGYYMRNKAVEPIAGTKSGYEIFRELARIMKIDKDYTWNNISEYRMAQAKGNDKLVADLIKNGYVSWKVPQVYYREAKFVKKFVEAYPNAAKFVDEDGLMSSQVKFKTPSSKIELFLPNIEAKFPGEGCLNANNMDVYGGHELCLMSGKTPIHTNGHTQSLPILNDLMSYSPVWINPKTAGSKGLKNGDNVILKNKFAEVKAVLMVTEGIREDTLFIYHGFGHATPDLDNINGVGTNQSVILNPDDGVICGTMVTNVGVDIIKA, via the coding sequence ATGGCAATTTCTAGAAGATCATTTTTAAAAACGAGTGCCGCCGTTGGAACGTTAGCAGCGTTTGAGGCGAATTTAGGTGCGAATTTGACATTTTCAAAATCAAACTCTAAATTTGTTCCAAGCGTATGCGAGATGTGCTCTACTCGCTGTCCTATTGAAGCAGAAGTAGTAAATGATAAATGCAGATTCATTCAAGGCAATCCAAAATTTGGCGCCAACAAGACATCTGTTTGCGCGCGTGGCGGAGCTGGAGTAAATCAACTTTATGACCCAAAACGTATAGTAAAACCTCTCATTAGAGTCGGTAAAAGAGGTGAAAACAGATGGAGAGAAGCGTCATGGGACGAAGCTTTGAACTTATGCGCTAAAAAGCTTGGCGAGATAAAAGATAAATACGGTCCCCAAAGCGTAGTATTTACTTCTAAATCAGGAGAAAGTCATACTCAAATGATGAATTTCGCCTGTGCTTATGGCAGTCCAAATATATTTTCTCACTGGTCTTGCTGCCCGATAACATACAATATGGTCTTAAGCCATACTTATGGAAGCGGACTTAGTAGAGACTTTGCAAATTCAAAATACATAGTAAATTTCGGGCATAATCTTTTTGAGGGTTTAGTGATCTCAGACACGAAAAAAGTCGCAAAATTTGCAAATAGAGAAGATACTAAACTACTAGTTTTGGAGCCTAGATTTAGCGTGATGGCTTCTAAAGCGGACGAATGGTTACCAGTAAAACCAGGAACCGATCTAGCATTCTTAATGGCGCTCATCCACGTATGGATAAGAGACTCTAAATACGATAAAGATTTTATAGATAAATACACAATAGGCTTTGAAGAAGTAGCAAAATCAGTCAAGCAAACTTCTCCTAAATGGCAAGAAAATATAACTGGTATAAAAGCAAAAGACGTCGAAAGAATAGCCGATGAAATTTGGCAAAAAGCACCACAAGTCATAATCGACTGGGGACACAAAACCACGACTACAAGAGCCGAATACCAAAGAACAAGAGCCATTGCTATAGCAAACGCACTAATGGGAAATTTCGAAAAACGTGGCGGAATTTACTTCTCAAAAGACGCAAAAACATTTAATAAACTCTGCGGAGAAGAGCTATTTCCTACATTAGCAAATCCAGATGCTGGATTTAAAATACCAAAAGGACAAAGGATAGATGGTTGTGGCGAGGAAGGTCATAAGCACGAGTTTATCTCACGAAAACACGGTGTTTTGATGGACATAACTCCTGCGATCTTATCTCAAAAACCATATCCGGTAAAAGGTTGGGTAAATACGAGATTTAATCATCTCATAAACGTAGCTGGTACAAACGAAACGATAAAAGCTATAAATGAGCTAGATTTTGTCGTTTCTATAGATATATATCTAAACGATTTTTCAAATTTAGCAGACGTCGTTTTGCCTGAAGCTACGTATCTAGAAAGAGATGAGAGCATACAAAATAAATCCGGCACAGCTCCTGGATATTATATGAGAAATAAAGCAGTAGAGCCAATAGCAGGTACAAAAAGCGGCTACGAGATATTTAGAGAGTTGGCTCGCATTATGAAAATAGACAAAGACTATACTTGGAACAACATAAGCGAATACAGAATGGCTCAAGCAAAAGGAAACGACAAATTAGTAGCAGATCTCATAAAAAACGGATACGTTAGCTGGAAAGTTCCACAAGTATATTATAGAGAAGCTAAATTCGTCAAAAAATTTGTAGAAGCTTATCCTAACGCCGCTAAATTTGTTGATGAAGATGGGCTTATGAGCTCACAAGTCAAATTTAAAACTCCAAGCAGCAAGATAGAACTATTTTTACCCAATATCGAAGCTAAATTTCCAGGAGAAGGTTGCCTAAATGCAAATAATATGGACGTATATGGCGGGCACGAGCTCTGTTTGATGAGCGGAAAAACACCTATCCATACAAACGGACATACTCAAAGTCTGCCTATACTAAATGATCTGATGAGTTATTCTCCTGTATGGATAAATCCAAAAACAGCAGGGAGCAAAGGCTTAAAAAATGGTGATAACGTCATTTTGAAAAACAAATTTGCGGAAGTAAAAGCAGTTTTGATGGTAACTGAGGGCATTAGAGAAGACACACTGTTTATCTATCACGGATTTGGTCACGCAACGCCAGATTTAGATAATATAAACGGCGTAGGAACTAACCAAAGCGTTATCTTAAATCCAGATGATGGCGTTATATGCGGGACCATGGTCACAAACGTCGGCGTAGATATAATCAAAGCTTAG
- the yedF gene encoding sulfurtransferase-like selenium metabolism protein YedF, with translation MKANYEITYSLDIQGEACPMPAIATLEALPQLKKGEVLEVLCDCPQAINSIPVDAKNRGFEVLAIEQDGPTLRFIIRKP, from the coding sequence ATGAAAGCTAATTATGAAATAACTTATAGCCTTGATATCCAAGGCGAGGCTTGTCCTATGCCAGCCATTGCTACCTTAGAGGCATTGCCACAGCTAAAAAAGGGCGAGGTTTTAGAGGTGCTTTGTGATTGCCCTCAAGCGATAAACTCTATCCCCGTTGATGCAAAAAACCGCGGTTTTGAGGTTTTAGCCATAGAACAAGATGGCCCAACTCTTAGATTTATCATAAGAAAACCATAA
- the yedE gene encoding selenium metabolism membrane protein YedE/FdhT, whose product MISALNQFKQKYLVYFWDTAKSMIALGIIASIYFGFFGTGWQVTGEMTRWGGEFLELFGLDTSKYSYYKMTNLSGSPLTRYEGLVLIGMFIGALVAALFANKVKFRLPASRIRIFQAIVGGLLSGFGARLAFGCNLLDFFTGLPYFSLHTWEFAVFMVLGIWCATKVGKLKIFMPKATLEKCGINGKGIEHDKGRAKRHFRYGVVVLIATLVWLVYLFIVTEPFKLGVKSSFLPLGLIFGLIFGFVISRGQVCFTSCFRDLFLFGRDNAAKGAFYGMLIATFIIFVLMLNGYSAFVRSFSVAVALGAFLFGFGIVFAGGCECGWTYRAAEGQMHFMIVGVSNFAGTAILAIIYDQIPDWIKSGPKIQFLNEFGALPGLTLNVGLLLLCVALIFAYKKRFFAKGGY is encoded by the coding sequence ATGATTTCTGCGTTAAATCAATTCAAACAAAAATATCTTGTGTATTTTTGGGACACTGCAAAGTCTATGATAGCACTTGGCATCATAGCTTCTATTTACTTTGGGTTTTTTGGTACTGGTTGGCAAGTAACTGGTGAGATGACGCGCTGGGGCGGCGAGTTTTTGGAGCTTTTTGGGCTTGATACTAGCAAATACAGCTATTATAAAATGACAAATCTCTCGGGCAGTCCGCTTACTCGCTATGAAGGGCTTGTGCTTATAGGTATGTTTATTGGCGCGTTGGTGGCGGCTCTTTTTGCAAATAAGGTTAAATTCCGCCTGCCAGCTAGCCGCATACGCATCTTTCAAGCTATAGTTGGAGGTCTTCTTTCAGGTTTTGGTGCTAGACTTGCTTTTGGTTGTAATTTGCTTGATTTTTTCACCGGACTTCCGTATTTTTCTTTGCATACTTGGGAATTTGCTGTGTTTATGGTGCTTGGTATTTGGTGTGCCACAAAGGTCGGTAAGCTAAAAATTTTTATGCCAAAAGCTACTCTTGAAAAGTGTGGTATAAATGGTAAAGGCATCGAGCATGACAAAGGACGCGCAAAACGCCATTTTAGATATGGCGTGGTGGTTTTGATTGCCACGCTTGTTTGGCTTGTTTATCTTTTTATCGTTACAGAGCCGTTTAAATTAGGCGTAAAATCTAGCTTTTTGCCGCTTGGGCTTATTTTTGGGCTTATTTTTGGTTTTGTTATATCGCGTGGTCAAGTATGCTTTACATCATGCTTTCGCGATTTGTTTTTGTTTGGTCGTGATAATGCCGCAAAGGGAGCATTTTATGGCATGCTTATTGCGACATTTATAATTTTTGTGCTTATGCTAAATGGCTACTCGGCTTTTGTTAGGAGTTTCTCTGTCGCTGTGGCTTTGGGTGCGTTTTTATTTGGTTTTGGTATCGTGTTTGCAGGAGGTTGCGAATGCGGATGGACTTATAGGGCAGCTGAGGGACAGATGCATTTTATGATAGTTGGCGTATCAAATTTCGCCGGAACTGCTATTTTAGCGATTATTTACGACCAAATTCCAGATTGGATCAAATCTGGTCCGAAGATTCAATTTTTAAATGAGTTTGGTGCTTTGCCAGGACTTACATTAAATGTTGGACTTTTATTGCTTTGCGTTGCGCTGATTTTTGCTTATAAAAAACGATTTTTTGCCAAAGGAGGCTACTAA
- the nrfD gene encoding NrfD/PsrC family molybdoenzyme membrane anchor subunit, translated as MNNMWGSIAQYETIYWPWPIAVYLFLAGLSAGSIIVSLLVKWNKHEDNTNSIWDAMVKAGALIGPIAICLGLGLLIIDLGKPLSFYWLLIAYNIKSVMSIGVICLLLYTPFAFLFTMMIFEKEINEWKFLAFLRPLTKFIRSFAKISKNIEYILFFLAICVAMYTGFLLGAIEKIPLWNTPILPILFLVSGFSSGIAANILIGMMFFKGSLNKDSIKYLLVLDLRAILFEIPLLIILFLGLYLGGSAEFANMALSDALYGKIFWIGVVSIGLFIPVIIAATALKNHAYKPLYIIINSVVVLIGVVVLRYYIVYAGQALM; from the coding sequence ATGAATAATATGTGGGGAAGCATCGCGCAATACGAGACGATCTACTGGCCGTGGCCGATCGCGGTTTATCTTTTTTTAGCTGGACTAAGTGCTGGAAGCATCATAGTTTCCTTGCTTGTCAAATGGAATAAACACGAAGACAATACAAACTCTATCTGGGACGCAATGGTAAAAGCAGGAGCCTTAATAGGACCTATCGCGATATGCCTTGGACTCGGACTTTTGATAATCGATCTTGGCAAACCGCTAAGCTTTTACTGGCTTTTGATAGCTTACAATATAAAATCAGTGATGAGTATAGGTGTTATCTGTCTTTTACTTTATACTCCGTTTGCATTTTTATTTACAATGATGATATTTGAAAAAGAGATAAACGAATGGAAGTTTTTAGCTTTTCTAAGACCTCTTACTAAATTTATCCGTTCTTTTGCAAAAATATCAAAAAATATCGAATATATACTTTTTTTCTTAGCTATATGCGTTGCTATGTATACTGGATTTTTGCTTGGCGCTATAGAAAAAATTCCGCTATGGAACACTCCTATTTTGCCGATACTCTTTTTAGTATCTGGTTTTTCTAGTGGAATCGCAGCAAATATACTTATCGGAATGATGTTTTTCAAAGGCTCACTAAATAAAGATAGTATAAAATATCTTCTAGTGCTTGATCTAAGAGCTATTTTATTTGAAATACCGCTTCTTATAATACTATTTTTAGGATTATATCTAGGTGGATCAGCAGAGTTTGCAAATATGGCACTCAGTGACGCTCTATACGGTAAGATATTTTGGATAGGAGTCGTAAGTATCGGGCTTTTTATCCCAGTCATTATAGCCGCAACTGCTCTTAAAAACCATGCTTATAAGCCGCTTTATATCATCATAAACTCAGTAGTAGTTTTGATAGGAGTCGTGGTGCTAAGGTATTATATAGTGTATGCTGGACAAGCACTTATGTGA
- the murI gene encoding glutamate racemase, with product MKIAIFDSGFGGLSLLNEALKRFSGVEFIYFADNENAPYGTKSKDEIIRLCLNCTMFLTKFNIDMIVIACNTATSAAITELRSSFSVPIIGMEPAIKLGANAGGDILVVATPATINGNKLSDLIHKVNLESKTHLLALPKLVEFAQNMEFNSEEILKYLKDEIYKFDLSNIDLLVLGCTHFNYFKDSFRAILPDKIGIIDGINGTINQMIRRLGGISKFGDKNSIRYISSTKNLDIKEIEPYLKRLDIMREIN from the coding sequence ATGAAAATAGCGATTTTTGACTCGGGCTTTGGTGGTCTTAGCCTTTTAAATGAAGCTTTGAAGCGCTTTAGTGGCGTAGAATTTATATATTTTGCCGATAACGAAAATGCACCTTATGGCACAAAAAGCAAAGATGAGATAATCCGCCTTTGTTTAAACTGCACTATGTTTTTGACTAAATTTAATATAGATATGATAGTCATAGCTTGCAATACAGCTACAAGTGCTGCTATAACTGAGCTTAGAAGTAGTTTTTCAGTGCCTATAATAGGAATGGAACCTGCTATAAAACTAGGAGCAAACGCCGGTGGTGACATACTTGTAGTAGCTACGCCCGCTACCATAAACGGAAATAAATTATCAGACCTAATCCATAAAGTAAATTTAGAAAGCAAAACGCATCTCTTAGCCTTGCCAAAACTCGTAGAATTTGCCCAAAATATGGAATTTAATAGTGAAGAGATTTTGAAATATTTAAAAGATGAAATATACAAATTTGATTTATCAAACATAGATTTACTAGTGCTTGGATGCACTCATTTTAACTATTTTAAAGATAGTTTTAGAGCTATTTTACCAGATAAAATCGGCATAATAGACGGCATAAATGGTACGATAAATCAAATGATACGCAGACTAGGAGGAATTAGCAAATTTGGCGATAAAAACTCTATAAGATACATATCTTCAACGAAAAATTTAGACATAAAAGAGATAGAACCTTATCTAAAAAGACTTGATATAATGAGAGAAATAAACTAA
- a CDS encoding 4Fe-4S dicluster domain-containing protein, producing the protein MKKFVMVHDENLCIGCQACSVACRNENNVPSGVFRLQVRANMSGVFPKLKTDFVRQSCVMCEDSPCVSVCPTGASFKTENGITLIDERLCVSCKYCILACPYDARFVDPITKAIGKCTFCYENRLMEGKKPACVTVCPTDALVFGDARDEESEVSKLIARKNVQYPKAHLNTKPSLGFIKNTKGGRYE; encoded by the coding sequence ATGAAAAAATTCGTAATGGTTCATGACGAAAATTTATGTATAGGCTGCCAGGCTTGCTCAGTTGCATGCAGAAATGAAAATAACGTCCCTAGCGGCGTTTTTAGACTTCAAGTTAGAGCAAATATGAGCGGCGTTTTTCCAAAACTCAAAACAGACTTTGTAAGACAAAGCTGTGTGATGTGCGAAGATAGCCCGTGCGTGAGCGTATGTCCTACAGGAGCTAGTTTTAAAACAGAAAATGGCATAACACTCATAGATGAGCGACTTTGTGTTAGCTGTAAATACTGCATTTTAGCCTGTCCTTATGACGCAAGATTTGTAGATCCTATCACAAAAGCCATAGGCAAATGTACGTTTTGCTATGAAAACAGACTAATGGAGGGCAAAAAGCCAGCCTGTGTAACCGTCTGTCCAACAGACGCACTTGTATTTGGAGATGCAAGAGACGAAGAAAGTGAAGTTAGCAAACTCATAGCTAGAAAAAATGTCCAGTATCCAAAAGCTCATTTAAATACAAAACCTAGCCTTGGATTTATAAAAAACACAAAAGGAGGACGCTATGAATAA